The Candidatus Hydrogenedentota bacterium genome has a window encoding:
- the frr gene encoding ribosome recycling factor produces the protein MEQHPLVKDARAKMAKAVEALDHELVHIRTGRASTGMLDALEVEVYGQKMKVNQLGTVAAPEARLLTITPWDKSQMGAIEKAIKTSTLELNPSNDGKTIRIPIPALTEQRRKELVKHVHKLAEEQRISIRNIRRHVVDEIKHEQKDGKIPEDDAHKLTNDIQKSTDDFIAKIDASLKKKEDEIMEV, from the coding sequence ATGGAGCAACACCCCCTGGTAAAGGATGCGCGCGCCAAGATGGCGAAGGCCGTCGAGGCGCTGGACCACGAGTTGGTCCACATTCGGACCGGGCGCGCATCAACCGGCATGCTGGACGCGCTCGAAGTCGAGGTGTACGGCCAGAAGATGAAGGTCAACCAACTGGGCACGGTCGCCGCGCCGGAAGCGCGGCTGCTGACGATCACGCCGTGGGACAAGTCGCAGATGGGGGCGATCGAAAAGGCGATTAAGACGTCGACGCTCGAACTGAATCCGTCCAACGATGGTAAGACGATCCGTATCCCGATCCCCGCGTTGACCGAACAGCGGCGCAAAGAGTTGGTGAAGCACGTGCACAAGCTGGCGGAAGAGCAGCGCATATCGATCCGCAATATCCGGCGTCATGTGGTGGACGAGATCAAGCATGAACAAAAAGACGGGAAGATTCCCGAGGACGATGCGCACAAGCTGACAAACGACATTCAGAAAAGTACGGACGATTTCATTGCGAAGATCGACGCGAGCTTGAAGAAGAAAGAAGACGAGATCATGGAAGTGTGA